From the genome of Monomorium pharaonis isolate MP-MQ-018 chromosome 2, ASM1337386v2, whole genome shotgun sequence, one region includes:
- the LOC105834787 gene encoding uncharacterized protein LOC105834787 translates to MELREMNRAYGTAEETAELLPQRDSAPEYESYFIEYAMQKEMINRNRCSASRRLLSQAAHLDFNFSNSNHSKDSPCAGITMIHTSGANWPPSRKREEATALENLRKRVEQSKLYKADRITDPVVATTSSINYELTQQQPDNRPKLLKILSNRPMSITHDSSDLETDWRDSEFITECLCWHNVYRQRHNAPPLIMSPQLCEYAQSWANHLAHTNTFYYRNDRNVGHNLYCRPGGGVPGDVTGQEVASYWYSAVKQYDFLKEPDILHANVNAGHFTQLIWARSRYFGVGKACSRSGKVIVVANYEPVGNVSGQFQNNVFPPLPENMNVMLSPPSVRVSRGQYELLKPTASSLPPPPPPPLPLSDTASTASNTMSVSSGQ, encoded by the exons ATGGAGCTGCGCGAGATGAACCGCGCGTACGGCACTGCGGAGGAGACCGCGGAACTCCTGCCGCAGCGCGACAGCGCGCCCGAATACGAGAGCTACTTCATCGAATATGCGATGCAGAAGGAGATGATCAATCGCAACCGGTGCTCCGCGAGCCGACGATTGCTCAGTCAGGCCGCACACCTGGACTTCAATTTTTCCAATAGCAATCACTCCAAG GATTCACCATGTGCCGGAATCACTATGATCCACACCTCGGGCGCGAACTGGCCGCCCTCCAGGAAACGCGAGGAGGCGACAGCTCTGGAGAACCTTAGGAAGAGGGTAGAGCAGAGCAAGTTGTACAAGGCGGACCGAATTACTGATCCCGTCGTAGCTACCACATCCTCAATAAACTACGAGTTGACTCAACAACAGCCGGACAATCGGCCGAAACTTCTGAAG ATACTCAGCAACCGACCGATGAGTATCACGCACGACAGCAGCGACTTGGAGACCGATTGGCGTGATAGCGAATTTATCACCGAGTGCCTTTGCTGGCACAATGTTTATCGACAACGGCACAATGCACCCCCGTTGATCATGTCACCCCAG TTGTGCGAGTACGCTCAATCGTGGGCTAATCATTTGGCGCACACgaacacattttattacaGGAACGATCGAAACGTAGGTCACAATCTTTATTGTCGTCCCGGCGGCGGGGTACCCGGCGACGTCACGGGGCAGGAAGTCGCGTCCTATTGGTACTCCGCCGTAAAGCAATACGACTTCCTCAAAGAACCGGACATTCTCCACGCCAACGTAAATGCgg GTCACTTCACCCAGCTTATATGGGCGAGAAGCCGCTACTTCGGGGTCGGCAAGGCGTGCAGTAGAAGCGGCAAGGTGATCGTGGTGGCGAATTACGAGCCAGTGGGCAACGTGTCCGGTCAGTTTCAGAACAATGTGTTCCCGCCGTTACCCGAGAACATGAATGTGATGTTGTCGCCACCCTCCGTGCGAGTGTCGCGGGGGCAATATGAGCTGTTGAAGCCGACGGCTTCATccttgccgccgccgccgccaccaccgctTCCGTTGTCGGACACCGCATCCACCGCCAGCAACACCATGTCCGTCAGCTCCGGTCAATAA